The Pocillopora verrucosa isolate sample1 chromosome 14, ASM3666991v2, whole genome shotgun sequence genome has a segment encoding these proteins:
- the LOC131797858 gene encoding ran GTPase-activating protein 1-like codes for MGESTEKKDEIKDVADLLAKTKVEQVNVVSFKGKSFKLNTADDAAEVVNAIKASKDVQALCLEGNTIGVEAAEAIGGALAARPEFERALWSDIFTGRLRPEIPPALGHLSDGVIAANAKLVELDLSDNAFGPDGVKACVKLLTSHACYSLRILRLNNNGLGVGGGKILSEALINCHRTSSEAGTPLQLQVFISGRNRLENPGAKSLAAAFETIGTLEEIQMPQNGILHEGVAALAEALKSNPNLKILNLNDNTFTPKGAMAMAKVLPNLKNIEVINFGDCLVKTEGAKALAKSLQGAVNNLKDLNLSYDEINKEGALAIVEALVNKESLEKLELNGNSIGDEGLEEVKNWLNENGRLDILGSMSEDEGEGDDDDDDDNDDDQEDELEGGDSEGDEGDVSNDLNLSVTGVSLKPQSPLLGDDEEVENELIKVVNMEGVQDFFNSPTLEKFKNIPSSQRKSLLTEYLKDDLYETSKVAKYFVSISVALKDDKDALMEWAETVLKPALESADCKEEWLISSLLIHMGLLKGEEKMEYPKDISGPLKALDYTVKQPYFPRHLKSFFVAFVSKPNKLLESCSETRHQFLQTLYQI; via the exons ATGGGCGAaagtacagaaaaaaaggatgaaattaAAGATGTCGCAGATTTACTGGCAAAAACTAAAGTCGAACAAGTCAACGTTGTaagtttcaaaggaaaaagtttcAAGTTGAACACAGCCGACGATG CTGCAGAGGTTGTAAATGCAATTAAGGCAAGCAAAGATGTCCAAGCTTTGTGTTTGGAAGGAAACACCATAGGAGTAGAAGCAGCAGAGGCTATTGGAGGAGCACTTGCAGCAAGACCTGAATTTGAG AGAGCATTATGGAGTGATATATTTACTGGCAGACTGAGACCTGAAATTCCACCTGCATTG GGTCACTTGAGTGATGGTGTTATTGCAGCAAATGCAAAACTTGTTGAGCTGGATCTCAGTGACAATGCATTTGGCCCTGATGGAGTGAAGGCTTGCGTAAAGTTGCTGACAAGTCATGCCTGCTACTCATTACGCATTCTTAGATTAAATAACAATGGTCTTGGTGTCGGTGGAGGAAAG ATCCTCTCAGAGGCACTGATAAATTGTCACAGAACAAGCTCTGAAGCAGGAACACCTTTACAGCTTCAAGTCTTCATATCTGGGAGAAATCGCCTGGAAAACCCTGGAGCCAAATCGTTAGCAGCAGCATTTGAG ACAATAGGAACACTGGAAGAGATACAAATGCCACAGAATGGAATCCTTCATGAAGGGGTAGCAGCTCTTGCTGAAGCCCTCAAGTCCAATCCAAACTTAAAG ATTTTGAATCTGAATGACAACACATTCACCCCTAAAGGAGCCATGGCTATGGCCAAG GTGCTACCAAACCTGAAAAACATTGAAGTGATAAACTTTGGAGACTGTCTTGTGAAAACGGAAGGAGCAAAAGCATTGGCAAAATCTTTACAAGGAGCAGTGAACAACTTGAAAGATCTGAATCTCTCCTATGATGAGATTAACAAGGAAGGTGCTCTAGCGATTGTTGAGGCTCTGGTGAATAAAGAATCTCTAGAAAAACTGGAATTGAATG GGAACAGCATTGGGGATGAAGGACTTGAAGAGGTAAAAAATTGGCTGAATGAAAATGGTAGGCTTGATATTTTGGGTTCCATGAGTGAGGATGAGGGAgaaggtgatgatgatgacgacgacgacaaTGATGATGATCAGGAAGATGAACTTGAAGGTGGAGACAGCGAAGGTGACGAGGGAGATGTCAGCAATGACTTGAACTTGAGTGTGACAGGTGTCAGTCTTAAACCACAGTCACCATTGCTTGGTGATGATGAAGAAGTGGAAAATGAACTGATAAAG GTGGTGAACATGGAAGGTGTCCAAGACTTTTTTAATTCACCAACACTGGAAAAATTCAAGAATATACCGAGTAGTCAACGGAAATCGCTGTTAACAGAATATTTAAAG GATGATTTATACGAAACCAGTAAAGTGGCAAAATACTTTGTGTCG ATCTCGGTTGCTCTAAAAGACGACAAAGATGCGCTCATGGAATGGGCTG aaacaGTTTTGAAGCCAGCCCTCGAGTCCGCGGACTGCAAGGAGGAATGGCTCATATCTTCTCTGTTAATTCACATGGGACTCCTCAAG GGAGAGGAGAAGATGGAGTACCCCAAGGATATTTCTGGTCCTCTCAAAGCTTTGGATTATACCGTCAAACAACCTTACTTTCCAAGACATCTTAAGTCATTCTTCGTGGCCTTTGTTTCAAA ACCCAACAAGTTGTTAGAATCATGTTCGGAAACACGTCACCAGTTTCTACAGACATTGTATCAGATATAA
- the LOC131797811 gene encoding fatty acid hydroxylase domain-containing protein 2-like, with amino-acid sequence MTEVEGSPVMPEWAKPRDKNAPPSDGKSVIAALKKTAFVVGTALICFAAARNTITWHVERVWGASGDLWQGWWAKFHSLFGGDQFLLTVVGTNVVTFVVFWLFNAFYLFVDLTGWPKWVLQYKIQDGTNQPLDHKKLMRAVKLVLFNQIVVGGLFSIVLYPLYTWRGCPLGPELPTFQWVLFEIAIFSLVEEVGFYYSHRLFHHPRIYRFVHKIHHEWTAPIGVAALYAHPLEHLCSNLCPIILGPLLMGSHIATAWMWFALAIMTTVNTHSGYHLPFMPSPEAHDFHHLKFTQNYGVLGVLDRLHGTDVMFRNSRVYDRHIMLLGLTPLKQTYPDNPKKGSPNKSK; translated from the exons ATGACAGAGGTAGAAGGCAGTCCAGTTATGCCAGAATGGGCCAAACCAAGAGATAAGAATGCTCCACCTTCG GACGGCAAGTCTGTGATAGCTGCCTTAAAGAAAACAGCCTTTGTGGTCGGTACGGCTTTAATTTGCTTTGCAGCAGCTAGAAACACCATCACATG GCATGTGGAACGTGTTTGGGGAGCCTCTGGGGATCTTTGGCAGGGATGGTGGGCAAAATTCCACTCATTGTTTGGTGGAGATCAATTTTTACTTACTGTTGTAG GAACAAATGTGGTGACATTTGTTGTGTTTTGGTTATTCaatgcattttatttgtttgtggATCTTACTGGGTGGCCGAAGTGGGTTCTGCAGTATAAAATACAGGATGGAACAAATCAGCCG CTTGACCACAAAAAGCTCATGCGTGCAGTGAAGTTGGTTTTATTCAACCAGATTGTAGTTGGTGGCCTTTTCTCTATTGTTCTATACCCTTTGTACACCTGGCGAGGCTGCCCCTTGGGTCCAGAATTACCCACCTTCCAATGGGTGCTGTTTGAAATTGCAATTTTCTCCTTGGTGGAAGAAGTTGGTTTCTACTACAGCCACAG ACTTTTCCATCATCCTCGTATTTACCGTTTTGTTCACAAGATCCACCATGAATGGACAGCTCCAATTGGTGTTGCGGCACTATATGCCCACCCTTTGGAGCATCTTTGTTCGAACCTGTGTCCAATCATTCTTGGACCATTGCTAATGGGCTCCCACATTGCTACGGCCTGGATGTGGTTTGCTTTGGCAATTATGACCACAGTCAACACGCACAGTGGTTATCACCTGCCATTTATGCCATCACCAGAAGCTCATGACTTCCATCACCTCAA atttactCAAAATTATGGAGTTCTTGGTGTTCTGGACCGCCTTCATGGCACCGATGTCATGTTCAGAAACTCAAGAGTGTATGATAGGCACATCATGTTGCTAGGGTTAACTCCCTTAAAACAAACTTATCCTGATAATCCTAAAAAGGGCTcaccaaacaaaagcaaataa